The following are from one region of the Rosistilla carotiformis genome:
- a CDS encoding phospho-sugar mutase: MTQTAPTITVETALAQIATAHTAGKLTAGAVENLRAWLSEDRYAAYRNDILRHIEDEKWQKLDDVFWTIIPFGTGGRRGRMYDFGSNAINDRTIGESAQGLATYVKQQHEGSASGLSCAIAYDTRHKSRHFAELCAGIMVANGFKVYFLDDYRATPQLSFAVREKHCSCGIMVTASHNPPSDNAVKVYWSTGGQVLPPHDKAIIDRVMSTDAIEVVAFADALADGRVEICTEEIDKAFTDSVTACSFSGPRDAKILFTPLHGVGSAAVLPVLERIGFSDVEVFQPHAEPSGDFPNVPGHVSNPENKQVFDAPIEQASKEGFDLVMATDPDCDRLGCAAPLTTEAGSPWATLTGNQIGALLTDYVLSSRKAEGSLCSDDYIVTTLVTTAMAGRIAEHYGCRCENNNLVGFKYIAGVMDREGADKFAFGFEESHGYLIGKYARDKDAAAACMLMSELVAKLKSEGKTIHQQLDSLSQTHGLHAEHLINVMMEGSEGMALMTKLMAKYRQDPPKEIGGMKVAQVRDYTAKTITAADGSTSPLDGPDGDLVILDLDQSGNYFAVRPSGTEPKVKFYVFTYLPPEESQDLPAAKAKLTDRLAAMEADVRAFAKTVS, from the coding sequence ATGACACAAACAGCCCCCACGATCACGGTTGAAACGGCGCTTGCACAAATCGCAACAGCTCATACCGCGGGCAAATTGACCGCCGGTGCCGTCGAGAATCTCCGCGCGTGGCTCAGCGAAGACCGATATGCCGCTTATCGCAACGATATCCTGCGGCACATCGAAGACGAAAAGTGGCAAAAGTTGGACGACGTCTTCTGGACGATCATCCCGTTCGGCACCGGTGGCCGTCGCGGGCGGATGTACGATTTTGGATCCAACGCGATCAACGACCGCACGATCGGTGAAAGTGCTCAAGGGCTGGCGACTTATGTCAAGCAACAGCACGAGGGTTCGGCCAGCGGGCTGTCGTGTGCGATCGCTTATGACACGCGGCACAAGTCTCGGCATTTCGCCGAATTGTGCGCCGGGATCATGGTCGCCAACGGCTTTAAAGTCTACTTCTTGGACGACTATCGCGCCACGCCGCAGCTCTCCTTCGCCGTCCGCGAAAAGCACTGCAGCTGTGGCATCATGGTCACCGCCAGCCACAATCCACCAAGCGACAACGCGGTAAAGGTTTATTGGTCGACGGGCGGTCAAGTTCTGCCGCCGCACGACAAAGCGATCATCGATCGCGTGATGTCGACCGACGCGATCGAAGTCGTTGCGTTTGCCGACGCATTGGCCGACGGACGCGTCGAGATCTGCACCGAAGAGATCGACAAGGCGTTCACCGACAGCGTGACAGCGTGCAGTTTCAGCGGCCCGCGCGACGCGAAGATCTTGTTCACGCCACTGCACGGCGTTGGATCGGCTGCGGTCCTGCCGGTTCTGGAACGCATTGGATTCTCCGACGTCGAAGTCTTCCAACCGCACGCCGAACCAAGCGGCGATTTCCCCAACGTCCCCGGGCACGTTTCCAATCCCGAGAACAAACAAGTCTTCGACGCGCCGATCGAACAAGCCAGCAAAGAAGGCTTCGATCTCGTAATGGCAACCGATCCCGATTGCGATCGCTTGGGATGTGCGGCCCCGTTGACGACCGAAGCGGGCAGCCCTTGGGCGACGCTGACCGGCAACCAGATCGGCGCGTTGCTGACCGATTATGTGCTCAGCAGCCGCAAGGCCGAAGGGAGCCTTTGCAGCGACGATTACATCGTCACCACGTTGGTCACCACCGCGATGGCCGGCCGGATCGCCGAACATTACGGCTGCCGCTGCGAGAACAACAACCTCGTCGGATTCAAATACATCGCTGGCGTGATGGATCGCGAAGGAGCCGACAAGTTCGCTTTCGGCTTCGAAGAATCGCACGGCTACCTGATCGGTAAATACGCCCGCGACAAAGACGCTGCGGCGGCCTGCATGTTGATGAGCGAATTGGTGGCGAAGCTGAAGAGCGAAGGAAAAACGATCCACCAGCAGCTCGATTCGCTCTCGCAAACCCATGGCCTGCACGCCGAGCATCTGATCAACGTGATGATGGAAGGTAGCGAGGGAATGGCGCTGATGACCAAGTTGATGGCCAAGTATCGCCAGGATCCGCCCAAGGAGATCGGCGGCATGAAGGTCGCTCAGGTCCGCGATTACACCGCCAAGACGATCACCGCAGCCGACGGTTCGACGTCGCCGTTGGACGGTCCCGACGGCGATCTGGTGATTTTGGATCTCGACCAGTCGGGGAACTACTTCGCCGTTCGCCCGAGCGGAACCGAGCCGAAGGTGAAATTCTACGTCTTTACCTATCTGCCACCTGAAGAGTCGCAAGATCTGCCAGCGGCCAAAGCTAAGCTCACCGATCGCTTGGCGGCGATGGAAGCCGACGTCCGCGCGTTCGCCAAGACCGTGTCGTAG
- a CDS encoding Gfo/Idh/MocA family protein codes for MNSTRRSLLTTTAAAAGALAFPYVAGAAEPAKIRIGQIGTKHAHASGKLAAMRKLSDLYDVVGVVEPDAQRRQAIAKNEVYRGLRFMSAEELLSDQGVAAVAVETSVDALVPTAMQCLQAGKHIHLDKPAGSSMSACRAMHAEADRRGLTIQMGYMLRYNPAFEMLFQVVQDGWLGPITEISGMMGKMASDPLRKELAAYPGGGMFELACHLIDAVVTVLGKPDRVTAHNRQTFPEKDSFVDNQLAVFDYPAAIATIRCNHLDPLGGPRRGFEVAGQQGAFQINPLEPPAVRLGLDRARGSFTKGFQDVKLERSSGRYDDEFRDLAKVIRGEKALRWDSSHDLAVHEAVLLASGLPLN; via the coding sequence ATGAATTCCACTCGACGAAGTTTGCTCACAACGACCGCTGCCGCAGCGGGTGCTCTTGCGTTTCCGTATGTCGCCGGTGCGGCGGAGCCCGCAAAAATTCGAATCGGACAGATCGGCACGAAGCACGCGCACGCGTCGGGCAAGCTGGCGGCGATGCGGAAATTGAGCGACCTGTACGATGTCGTGGGCGTTGTCGAACCGGACGCGCAGCGACGACAAGCGATCGCAAAAAACGAGGTCTATCGCGGGCTGCGGTTCATGTCCGCCGAAGAGTTGTTGAGCGATCAAGGCGTTGCCGCGGTGGCGGTCGAGACGTCGGTCGACGCTTTGGTTCCGACGGCGATGCAATGCCTGCAGGCGGGAAAACACATCCATCTCGACAAGCCCGCCGGTTCGTCGATGTCGGCTTGCCGCGCGATGCATGCCGAAGCCGATCGCCGCGGGCTGACGATTCAGATGGGCTACATGCTGCGATACAACCCCGCCTTCGAGATGCTATTCCAAGTCGTCCAGGACGGTTGGCTGGGACCGATCACCGAGATCAGCGGAATGATGGGCAAGATGGCAAGCGATCCGCTGCGGAAAGAATTAGCAGCCTATCCCGGCGGCGGGATGTTTGAACTGGCTTGCCATCTGATCGATGCGGTGGTCACGGTTCTTGGAAAGCCCGACCGCGTGACGGCTCACAATCGCCAAACCTTCCCCGAGAAAGACAGCTTCGTCGACAACCAGTTGGCCGTCTTCGATTACCCGGCGGCGATCGCCACGATCCGCTGCAACCACCTGGATCCGCTGGGCGGTCCGCGGCGTGGCTTTGAGGTCGCGGGGCAGCAGGGAGCGTTTCAGATCAATCCGTTGGAACCGCCCGCGGTCCGCTTGGGGCTGGACCGTGCGAGAGGTTCGTTTACCAAGGGCTTCCAAGATGTGAAGCTGGAACGGAGCAGCGGCCGTTACGACGACGAGTTCCGCGACTTGGCCAAGGTGATCCGCGGCGAAAAGGCCCTGCGATGGGATTCATCGCACGACCTGGCGGTTCACGAAGCGGTGCTATTGGCTAGCGGGCTGCCGTTGAACTGA
- a CDS encoding RluA family pseudouridine synthase: MATRTLPNPSQPTGLLAHLIATLRDTKRTRVKEILRSGLVHVNGASVTQHATPVGPGDTVEIRDQRAVVNRVLPFDVLFEDASILVINKPNGMLTVGNKHEKKRTVEAIVNQSLAAQRQRCYIVQRLDLFTSGVLLLAKTEVAQKQIQTNWGASTKIYHALVEGFPKPPHATLTHFLKEDERLVVHASTAKTPDAIKATLSYETLNAGDAHTLLRVQLKTGKKNQIRAQMTAIGHPIAGDAKYGATTNPLGRLCLHASSLSIRHPKTQQRLSFEAPIPEGMDF, from the coding sequence ATGGCCACCCGAACCTTGCCCAATCCGTCGCAGCCGACCGGCTTGCTGGCTCACCTGATCGCGACGCTCCGCGACACCAAACGCACGCGTGTGAAAGAGATCCTGCGCAGCGGTTTGGTCCACGTTAACGGAGCCTCCGTGACGCAGCATGCGACCCCTGTGGGCCCCGGCGATACCGTGGAGATTCGCGACCAGCGGGCGGTCGTCAACCGCGTGTTGCCGTTTGACGTGCTGTTTGAAGACGCCTCGATCCTTGTGATCAACAAACCCAACGGAATGCTAACCGTCGGCAACAAGCACGAGAAGAAACGAACTGTCGAAGCGATTGTCAATCAATCGCTCGCAGCGCAGCGTCAGCGTTGCTATATCGTCCAACGCCTCGACCTCTTTACGTCGGGCGTCCTTCTGCTCGCCAAAACGGAGGTCGCCCAAAAGCAGATCCAGACGAATTGGGGTGCTTCGACAAAGATTTACCACGCGCTCGTTGAAGGCTTCCCCAAACCGCCGCACGCGACCCTCACTCACTTTTTGAAGGAGGACGAGCGATTGGTCGTCCACGCCTCTACAGCGAAAACTCCCGACGCCATCAAAGCAACGCTGTCGTATGAAACCCTGAACGCGGGCGACGCCCATACGTTGCTTCGCGTCCAACTGAAAACCGGCAAGAAAAACCAGATTCGTGCGCAGATGACCGCCATCGGGCACCCCATTGCAGGCGACGCGAAGTACGGCGCCACCACCAACCCACTGGGACGCCTGTGCTTGCATGCGTCCAGCCTTTCCATTCGACATCCGAAAACTCAGCAACGGTTATCGTTTGAAGCCCCGATTCCCGAAGGGATGGATTTCTAA
- the glmM gene encoding phosphoglucosamine mutase: MSELIISVSGLRGIVGETLTPPVAARYLAAFCNQLTEPGPVVLSYDGRTSGPMLRDLAAAAVVACGRDVLDAGVAATPTVGVLVKQFNAAGAVQISASHNPPAYNGIKLFSAAGRVLDAASGAKVRELYLNDSISWKAADALGSCCAIDDPHASHLDAVLATVDVEAIRKRNFSVVLDSNHGSGSTLGRRLLEALGCRVIVLGDEPNGLFAHPPEPLAENLQGVCETIKSRGCDVGFCQDPDADRLALIDAAGKFIGEEYTVAMCVQRAMMKQPGPIVINLATSSMSQQVAIDAGATPYRSAVGEANVADMMIARAAVYGGEGNGGPIDPAVGYVRDSFVGMAHVLELMATSGKSIAELAAELPRFEIYKAKAEIGREALPAAMDQIAAELPDAEVSRIDGLRLSWSDRWLLVRGSNTEPIVRFIAEAPTLDEAKALCDRAEQIVNACT, from the coding sequence ATGTCGGAACTGATTATTAGCGTCAGCGGATTGCGAGGGATTGTCGGGGAGACGCTGACTCCGCCGGTGGCAGCCCGCTATTTGGCAGCTTTTTGCAACCAATTGACCGAACCGGGCCCCGTCGTCCTCTCTTACGACGGCCGGACCAGCGGACCGATGTTGCGCGATCTGGCCGCCGCGGCGGTCGTCGCCTGTGGCCGCGATGTGTTGGACGCCGGCGTCGCCGCCACGCCGACCGTCGGCGTGCTGGTGAAACAGTTTAATGCGGCCGGAGCCGTCCAGATCTCCGCATCCCACAATCCTCCCGCCTACAACGGCATAAAACTCTTCTCCGCCGCCGGCCGCGTGTTGGATGCTGCCAGCGGAGCCAAGGTCCGCGAGCTGTACCTGAACGATTCGATCTCGTGGAAGGCGGCCGACGCTTTGGGCAGCTGCTGCGCTATCGACGATCCGCACGCATCGCACTTGGACGCCGTGTTGGCGACTGTCGATGTCGAAGCGATCCGCAAACGGAACTTCTCCGTCGTCTTGGACAGCAACCACGGATCGGGAAGCACGCTGGGACGGCGGCTGCTCGAAGCGCTCGGCTGCCGAGTGATCGTATTAGGAGACGAGCCCAACGGCCTGTTTGCCCATCCTCCCGAACCGCTGGCCGAAAATTTGCAAGGCGTTTGCGAGACGATCAAGAGCCGAGGCTGCGACGTCGGTTTCTGCCAAGATCCCGACGCCGACCGACTGGCGTTGATCGATGCCGCTGGCAAGTTCATCGGTGAAGAATACACCGTCGCGATGTGCGTTCAGCGGGCGATGATGAAACAGCCTGGCCCGATCGTGATCAATCTGGCGACCAGCAGCATGTCGCAGCAGGTGGCGATCGACGCCGGAGCGACTCCGTATCGCAGCGCCGTCGGCGAAGCGAACGTTGCCGACATGATGATCGCTCGCGCGGCGGTCTACGGCGGCGAAGGAAACGGCGGCCCGATCGATCCAGCCGTCGGATATGTTCGCGACAGCTTTGTCGGTATGGCTCACGTCTTGGAGCTGATGGCGACCAGCGGCAAATCGATAGCTGAACTGGCGGCGGAACTGCCGCGGTTTGAGATCTACAAAGCGAAAGCGGAGATCGGCCGCGAAGCGCTTCCGGCAGCGATGGACCAGATTGCGGCGGAGCTGCCCGATGCAGAGGTCAGCCGGATCGATGGGCTACGATTATCGTGGTCCGACCGCTGGCTGTTGGTCCGCGGCAGCAACACCGAACCGATCGTCCGCTTCATCGCCGAAGCCCCCACGCTCGACGAAGCGAAAGCTCTCTGCGACCGAGCCGAACAGATCGTCAACGCCTGCACTTAA
- a CDS encoding alpha/beta hydrolase: protein MSALEQKIGPLQCVVIDGGEAPTIPVVLCHGFGAPGDDLVPLGQYLLEMLGDDAEKFRFVFPTAPISLADQGMPGGRAWWPLNMQRLMELFQTNDFSELRRQEPPGIDEARQMLTETIEAVAGDFDTDAPLVIGGFSQGAMVSLDVALRGLKNPPAGLIQWSGTLICEAQWKAVAADRLKSVDALQSHGHSDFVLPMIGAQWLSELLDESSANFEFIRFDGPHTIPMESLQATAELLRRVAANAS from the coding sequence ATGTCCGCTCTTGAACAGAAAATCGGTCCGCTGCAGTGCGTCGTGATCGATGGTGGCGAAGCCCCAACCATTCCCGTCGTCTTGTGCCATGGTTTTGGAGCCCCCGGGGATGACCTGGTCCCGCTGGGACAATACCTGCTGGAAATGCTGGGCGATGACGCCGAAAAATTCCGCTTTGTCTTCCCGACCGCTCCGATCTCGCTCGCCGATCAAGGAATGCCGGGCGGCCGGGCCTGGTGGCCCCTGAACATGCAGCGACTGATGGAGCTGTTCCAAACGAACGACTTCAGCGAACTGCGACGCCAGGAACCGCCGGGGATCGACGAAGCGCGCCAGATGCTGACCGAAACGATCGAAGCGGTCGCCGGCGACTTCGACACGGACGCTCCCTTGGTGATCGGCGGATTTTCGCAAGGCGCGATGGTCTCGCTGGACGTCGCGCTTCGCGGCCTGAAAAATCCGCCAGCCGGCCTGATCCAGTGGTCGGGGACTCTGATCTGCGAAGCCCAGTGGAAAGCCGTCGCGGCCGATCGACTGAAATCGGTCGACGCGCTGCAGAGCCACGGGCATAGCGATTTTGTGCTGCCGATGATCGGAGCTCAGTGGCTCAGCGAATTGCTCGACGAATCGTCAGCAAATTTTGAGTTCATTCGGTTCGACGGACCTCACACGATCCCGATGGAATCGCTGCAAGCGACCGCCGAACTGCTGCGACGCGTCGCCGCCAACGCGAGCTAG
- a CDS encoding excinuclease ABC subunit UvrC yields MSENSESANNAPESGAELGFEYAAAKVRTFPQTPGVYLMKDAAGRVIYIGKAKNLRSRAGSYFLKAAAEEQRTADWIGEIADIDFMDCDSEVDALLMESRLIKDIQPKNNKDLKDDKTFPYLMITTREEFPRIEVTREPRDRGVKLYGPFPSAGALRGAIQVLQRIFRFRTCSLDINEGDERWKWFRPCLLASIDQCTAPCNLRISKEDYRQDIRRLQTFLDGGSKKLLNELRGEMMEASKALQFEKAAKLRDEIRMLEKLDERGDLETHAQPEVFYVDPKKGLTGLRKVLSLKETPRVIEGVDIAHLSGGETVASLVQFIDGLPFKPGYRRFRIKDVKGIDDFRSIYEVVSRRFRSLSDNQEKFPDILLIDGGKGQLNSAMAAFRDQEITPPTVISLAKRDEEIFVPGESEPIRLSRNAFALRLLQYVRDESHRFAQHYHHILRSKSTLDR; encoded by the coding sequence ATGAGCGAGAACTCAGAGTCTGCAAACAATGCTCCCGAATCGGGAGCCGAGCTCGGCTTTGAGTACGCGGCCGCCAAGGTCCGCACGTTTCCACAAACTCCCGGCGTCTATCTGATGAAAGATGCCGCCGGGCGGGTGATCTATATCGGCAAGGCGAAGAATCTCCGCAGCCGCGCCGGCAGCTACTTTCTGAAAGCGGCGGCCGAGGAGCAGCGGACGGCCGACTGGATCGGCGAAATCGCCGACATCGACTTCATGGATTGCGATTCCGAAGTCGACGCGCTGCTGATGGAATCGCGGCTGATCAAAGACATTCAGCCCAAGAACAATAAGGACCTCAAAGACGACAAGACCTTCCCGTATCTAATGATCACGACGCGGGAGGAGTTTCCGCGGATCGAGGTCACGCGGGAACCGCGCGATCGCGGCGTCAAGCTGTACGGTCCCTTCCCCAGCGCCGGAGCGCTGCGCGGTGCGATCCAAGTGCTGCAGCGGATCTTTCGCTTCCGCACCTGTTCGCTGGACATCAACGAAGGGGACGAGCGTTGGAAGTGGTTCCGTCCCTGCCTTTTGGCCAGCATCGATCAATGCACGGCCCCCTGCAATCTGCGGATCAGCAAAGAGGATTACCGCCAGGACATTCGTCGTCTGCAAACCTTCCTCGACGGCGGCAGCAAGAAACTGCTGAACGAACTGCGCGGCGAGATGATGGAAGCGAGCAAGGCGTTGCAGTTTGAAAAGGCGGCGAAGTTGCGCGATGAAATTCGGATGCTCGAAAAACTGGATGAGCGAGGCGATCTGGAAACTCACGCGCAGCCGGAAGTCTTTTACGTCGATCCCAAGAAGGGGCTGACCGGACTGCGGAAAGTCCTCTCGTTGAAAGAGACGCCGCGGGTGATCGAAGGAGTCGACATCGCGCATCTCAGCGGCGGCGAGACGGTCGCCAGCCTGGTCCAGTTCATCGATGGGCTGCCGTTTAAGCCGGGCTATCGCCGCTTTCGGATCAAAGACGTCAAAGGGATCGACGACTTCCGCAGCATCTATGAAGTCGTCTCGCGGCGTTTCCGCAGTCTCAGCGACAACCAGGAGAAGTTCCCCGACATCCTGTTGATCGACGGCGGCAAGGGGCAATTGAACTCCGCGATGGCCGCCTTCCGCGATCAAGAGATCACGCCGCCGACCGTGATCTCGTTGGCCAAGCGAGATGAAGAGATCTTCGTGCCGGGAGAGTCCGAACCGATTCGGCTGAGTCGCAACGCGTTCGCGCTACGGTTGCTGCAATACGTCCGCGACGAATCGCATCGCTTTGCCCAGCACTACCATCACATCCTGCGCAGCAAATCGACGCTGGATCGTTAG
- a CDS encoding DUF4838 domain-containing protein, with product MKSSIVAVFALISFACRGAAAQQTAPASIVLVKDGHPIHNMICLPNDEADPTAVMALKEYRDLVAKATGTEPVRVAEPVEGTPTIFFGRNPWSDKAGVTAAGLDSEGFRIRTVGQDIHIVGRDTPGAGAHRVTGSIGMEPGTLFGTYAFLERAYGMLFAWHDDLGTITPPQKDLAIEPIDLTDAPDCMYRQFTKSPAGLANQIYGRRLRLGHPIDVRHEHNWHRVMSPDVYGKSHPEWFAEINGRRYPKHYAEKRGGQVCTSNPQVVEHFANAAIEYFDKTPNSQMFSIAANDGRKFCECRKCLALDSGDVRPDGRRITTDRILTFSNQVAERVSKEHPDKRLGVIIYLDCKYPPKRVKPHPMLFLVHPTNSGFSQGAFYEGDRWSEAAMERGWHRAAGTFYKYDIWHYDQTPLYMIAPVTKHLIEKCRAQQTHGVDGGYHYIARSYELLGAGHYLLARLMWDHDFDAEAAERDYYSALYGVAGESVKAYYDLLESQLAKTFREGPGDANKEPMIASFFNRYPGANNPGMYLAAYWPIAAQMKDRMDRIYFDNRKQMSKDELDRLHRLINHHNYTLHTVNAMVMAGRGLTKTATVADRKSFENSKSKRDAAIEKIKAYRPFYAKLISDMDATSHTGVIYGKKPTIEVRAPSDFNQ from the coding sequence ATGAAGTCATCGATCGTCGCAGTTTTTGCGTTGATTTCTTTTGCCTGTCGGGGGGCGGCAGCCCAGCAGACGGCGCCGGCAAGCATCGTGCTTGTCAAAGATGGCCATCCAATACACAACATGATCTGCCTGCCAAACGACGAAGCCGATCCTACGGCCGTGATGGCGTTGAAGGAGTATCGAGACTTGGTGGCCAAGGCGACGGGAACCGAGCCAGTCCGCGTTGCCGAGCCGGTGGAGGGAACGCCGACTATCTTCTTCGGACGCAATCCCTGGTCGGATAAGGCGGGCGTGACGGCGGCGGGGCTGGATTCGGAAGGCTTCCGTATTCGCACCGTGGGGCAGGACATCCATATCGTCGGGCGAGATACTCCCGGTGCCGGTGCGCATCGCGTTACCGGCAGCATCGGGATGGAACCGGGAACGCTGTTTGGCACCTACGCGTTTCTCGAACGCGCGTACGGAATGCTGTTCGCCTGGCACGATGATCTGGGGACGATCACACCGCCTCAGAAGGACCTTGCAATCGAGCCGATCGATCTGACTGACGCTCCCGATTGCATGTATCGGCAGTTCACAAAGTCTCCCGCCGGACTGGCGAATCAAATCTATGGTCGCCGGCTGCGGCTGGGGCATCCGATCGATGTTCGCCACGAACACAACTGGCATCGCGTCATGTCGCCCGACGTCTACGGCAAATCGCATCCGGAATGGTTTGCGGAAATCAATGGCAGACGCTACCCAAAACACTACGCGGAGAAACGAGGTGGGCAGGTTTGTACCAGCAATCCGCAAGTCGTCGAACACTTCGCCAACGCCGCGATCGAATACTTCGACAAGACGCCGAACTCCCAGATGTTTTCGATTGCCGCCAATGACGGTCGGAAATTTTGTGAGTGCAGAAAATGCCTAGCTCTGGACAGCGGCGACGTTCGCCCCGATGGTCGCCGGATCACCACCGATCGCATCCTTACGTTCAGCAATCAGGTGGCCGAGCGGGTTTCGAAGGAACATCCGGACAAGCGGCTGGGAGTGATCATCTACCTCGATTGCAAGTATCCGCCGAAGCGAGTGAAACCGCATCCGATGTTATTTCTCGTCCATCCGACCAACAGCGGTTTCAGCCAGGGAGCGTTTTACGAAGGGGACCGCTGGTCTGAAGCGGCGATGGAACGCGGCTGGCATCGGGCGGCCGGGACGTTCTACAAATACGACATCTGGCACTACGATCAGACGCCGCTGTACATGATTGCTCCGGTCACGAAGCACTTGATCGAAAAGTGCCGCGCACAGCAGACGCATGGAGTCGACGGCGGATACCACTACATCGCCCGGTCTTATGAACTGCTCGGCGCCGGTCACTATCTTCTGGCGCGGCTGATGTGGGATCACGACTTTGATGCCGAAGCCGCCGAGCGCGACTACTATTCCGCGCTCTACGGTGTCGCCGGCGAATCGGTGAAGGCGTATTACGATCTACTGGAATCGCAGCTTGCAAAAACCTTTCGCGAGGGACCGGGCGATGCCAACAAGGAACCGATGATCGCTTCGTTCTTCAACCGCTACCCGGGAGCGAACAATCCGGGCATGTATCTTGCCGCCTATTGGCCCATCGCGGCACAGATGAAAGATCGGATGGACCGCATCTACTTTGACAATCGCAAACAGATGTCGAAGGACGAACTCGACAGGCTGCACCGCTTGATCAATCACCACAACTACACGCTGCACACGGTCAACGCGATGGTCATGGCCGGTCGGGGGCTCACGAAAACGGCAACCGTCGCTGACCGCAAGTCGTTTGAAAACTCCAAATCGAAACGCGACGCAGCCATCGAAAAGATCAAAGCCTACCGTCCCTTCTACGCCAAACTAATCTCCGATATGGATGCCACCAGCCATACCGGAGTCATCTACGGCAAGAAGCCGACGATCGAAGTCCGAGCCCCCTCGGACTTCAATCAGTAG
- a CDS encoding divalent metal cation transporter encodes MSETEVAPPAEFGNPVDKVHTDREFLKQAAAEGRLLSAFVRLSGPGWLQSAITLGGGSLAGALFLGVLGGTSMIWLQLMAITMGVIMLSAISYVTLSTGRRPFEAINTEINPALGWGWLIATMMANMIWCMPQFSLCYDALDKNLMPLAGQTLGEDMGAKRTVSLILLFAAGFVVLLNTRRGAAAKLFDITLKALVGMVVICFFGVAILLGVKGELDFAAIFSGLMPNLNQWGQPTGDLAAMVASLSEQGQSFWTNRLVTEQRAVMIAAAATAVGINMTFLLPYSMLSRGWDKPFRGLARFDLATGMAIPYILVTSCVVIAAASTFHGKIDDQLASSDLSVMEQSPMFDAVKGSLIARVDQQLGDAAAETSEADKLAMIAQLDVTEKKLASTLVKRDAFQLADTLAPLLGVSLSKLVFGLGVFGMGFSTIIILMLINGYAFREMFNQPDGTFPFVLGVVSAGLFGFSWMYFWAGGAKFWLAIFTSSFGMMLLPIAYITFFLMMNSRRILGDEKPTGGRMLLWNVLMIFSVLGALAAAATAIYDKVTDKANPVAGQAILGLLVVYLIAIAIGFFVRKSKPTSPGME; translated from the coding sequence ATGAGCGAAACCGAAGTTGCGCCGCCGGCCGAATTTGGAAACCCTGTCGACAAAGTCCATACCGACCGCGAATTTCTGAAACAGGCCGCCGCTGAAGGCCGCCTGCTGTCGGCGTTCGTTCGACTCTCCGGCCCCGGTTGGTTGCAGAGTGCGATCACGTTGGGCGGTGGTTCGCTGGCCGGAGCGCTCTTCTTGGGCGTGCTGGGCGGAACCAGCATGATCTGGTTGCAATTGATGGCGATCACGATGGGGGTGATCATGCTTTCGGCGATCAGCTACGTCACACTGTCGACCGGACGCCGCCCGTTCGAAGCGATCAACACCGAGATCAACCCGGCGCTCGGCTGGGGTTGGTTGATCGCGACGATGATGGCCAACATGATCTGGTGTATGCCTCAGTTCAGCCTCTGCTACGACGCGTTGGACAAGAACCTGATGCCGCTGGCGGGCCAGACTTTAGGTGAAGACATGGGGGCGAAGCGAACCGTTTCGTTGATCCTGTTGTTCGCCGCCGGATTTGTCGTGTTGCTGAATACGCGGCGCGGAGCCGCTGCAAAACTGTTCGACATCACGCTGAAAGCTCTCGTCGGAATGGTCGTGATCTGTTTCTTTGGCGTCGCGATTCTGTTGGGCGTCAAAGGAGAACTCGATTTCGCTGCCATCTTCTCCGGCCTGATGCCCAACTTGAACCAATGGGGCCAACCGACGGGCGATCTAGCGGCGATGGTCGCCAGTCTTTCGGAGCAAGGCCAATCGTTCTGGACCAACCGTTTGGTCACCGAACAACGAGCGGTGATGATCGCCGCAGCAGCGACCGCGGTCGGCATCAACATGACCTTCCTGTTGCCTTATTCGATGCTCTCTCGCGGCTGGGACAAACCGTTCCGCGGCCTGGCTCGCTTCGATTTAGCAACGGGTATGGCGATCCCCTACATCCTCGTCACCAGCTGCGTTGTGATCGCGGCGGCATCGACGTTCCACGGCAAGATCGACGACCAATTGGCCAGTAGCGATCTGTCGGTGATGGAGCAGAGTCCGATGTTCGACGCGGTCAAAGGATCGTTGATCGCTCGCGTCGACCAGCAGCTCGGCGACGCGGCGGCGGAAACATCCGAAGCCGACAAATTGGCGATGATCGCTCAATTGGATGTCACCGAAAAGAAGCTCGCCTCGACGCTCGTCAAACGCGACGCATTCCAATTGGCCGACACGCTGGCACCGCTGTTGGGCGTTTCGCTCTCCAAGCTGGTCTTCGGTTTGGGCGTCTTCGGGATGGGATTCTCGACGATCATCATTCTGATGCTGATCAACGGATACGCCTTCCGCGAAATGTTCAATCAACCCGACGGAACGTTCCCGTTTGTCCTGGGTGTTGTCTCGGCGGGACTGTTCGGTTTCTCGTGGATGTACTTCTGGGCTGGTGGAGCGAAGTTCTGGTTGGCGATTTTCACTTCCAGCTTCGGCATGATGCTGCTGCCGATCGCCTACATCACATTCTTCTTGATGATGAACAGCCGCCGGATTCTGGGGGACGAAAAACCGACTGGCGGACGGATGTTGCTGTGGAATGTGTTGATGATCTTCTCGGTCTTGGGAGCCCTGGCGGCTGCCGCAACCGCGATCTACGACAAAGTGACCGACAAAGCCAATCCAGTTGCGGGACAAGCCATCTTGGGCCTGTTGGTCGTATACTTGATTGCGATTGCGATTGGTTTCTTTGTGCGTAAGAGCAAACCGACTAGCCCAGGAATGGAATGA